The Buchnera aphidicola (Rhopalosiphum padi) genome segment TTTGAAATAGATACTGATGGTTTAATTAGTGTAAAAGCTTTAGAAAAATCTAGTCATAAACAAAAGAAAATTAAAATTGAAAATACTACTTTTTTAAAAAATAAAACAATTGATAACTTAATTAAAGAATCGACTATATATGCTAAAGAAGATTATTATCTGAGAGTTAAAAAAGAAAAAAAAATCGAATCTAAATATATTTTAGATATTTTAAATAATGCTTTACAAGAAGATAAAAGTCTAATTACTTCAGACGAATTAAAAAAAATAAGATTAAAACAAATTGAATTGCAAAAATCCATGGATGAAGATGATTTCTTTTCTATGAAATTAAATTTAAAAAAATTGGAAGAAGTTAGTAAAAATTTTTTTTCATTGCGATTGAAAAAAAATATTAATTTTTCTCCAATTAAACATTTATCAGATGAGACTAAATAATGCCTAAGATATTTTTTTTGCCTCACAAATTTTTATTACCTAAGGGTGGGTGTTTTAAATGTAAGGAAGGGGAAACTATTTTAAATGTTGCACTAAAAAACAATATTAAATTAGAACATGCTTGTGAAAAATCATGTGCCTGTAGTACATGTCATTGTATTATAAAAAAAGGTTTTCTTTCTCTTTCAGGTTGGTCTGAAAAAGAAGAAGATGTATTAGATAAAGCTTGGGGTTTAGAGCCCACAAGTCGATTGAGTTGTCAAGCTGTTATTGGAAATGTTGATATAGAAGTACAAATTCCTTTGTACAATACCAATCATGCAATAGAAAATTAATTATTTTTTTGTAATATATGGATTAAGAGTTTCTTTAAATTGTATTTTTATTGGTGTTCCATCCATTTTTAGTGTTTCGTAAAAGAAATTTTTTAAATATTTTTTATAAGATAAAGATAAATGTTTTATTTGATTACCATGTATAATAATCTTAACTGGATTAGAGCTTCCTAAATGAGCATATTTTAATTTTATTCGTCGTCCATTTATAATTGGAGGCTGGTGTTTTTTTATTGCTATGTGCATGGTTTTCATAAGGTCTGAAGTTTGTATTTTTCTTTTGGAAGAATTGTATGAGGTATCAATAGATTTAAATAGTTCAAATGTTCCTT includes the following:
- the fdx gene encoding ISC system 2Fe-2S type ferredoxin encodes the protein MPKIFFLPHKFLLPKGGCFKCKEGETILNVALKNNIKLEHACEKSCACSTCHCIIKKGFLSLSGWSEKEEDVLDKAWGLEPTSRLSCQAVIGNVDIEVQIPLYNTNHAIEN